One window from the genome of Streptomyces sp. NBC_01476 encodes:
- a CDS encoding FAD-dependent monooxygenase, producing MTGSLDTDVIVVGAGPVGLLLAGELRLGGARVTVLEQLTEPTTESRASTLHTRTMEILDGHGLLKRIGTLPSGGPGHFGGMPLDLTAAAPGHRWAGQWKCPQAHLEAVLYAWATELGAQVLRGHVVTGLRSRADRVEAGFIALGTKPAALSASYLVGCDGERSTVRQLAGFEVDGEDGALEMLRADLAGIDVPNRRFERHPNGLATAFRWPDGTTRVMVHLHGGRSGPRTGAPDLAEVAEAWAQVTGEDISAGTPVWLNAFDNTSLQVTRYVKGRILLAGDAAHVQMPVGGQALNLGLQDAADLGRKLAGQVTEADRAEEALGADGAGGTAGAGGAALLDSYHDTRHRIGAATLTNIQAQARLLLGGPEVDGLRSVFGELLEIGSARRHLARAISGLGPVRPGPPHNGT from the coding sequence ATGACCGGCTCACTGGACACCGACGTCATCGTGGTCGGGGCCGGCCCGGTCGGACTCCTGCTCGCCGGTGAACTGCGCCTGGGCGGAGCACGGGTGACCGTGCTGGAGCAGCTCACCGAACCGACCACCGAGTCCCGCGCGTCCACGCTGCACACCCGCACGATGGAGATCCTGGACGGGCACGGGCTGCTGAAGCGGATCGGCACCCTGCCCAGCGGCGGCCCGGGCCACTTCGGCGGCATGCCGCTGGACCTGACCGCGGCCGCCCCCGGCCACCGCTGGGCGGGGCAGTGGAAGTGCCCGCAGGCGCACCTGGAGGCCGTCCTGTACGCCTGGGCGACGGAGCTGGGCGCGCAGGTCCTGCGCGGGCACGTGGTGACGGGTCTGCGTTCGCGCGCGGACCGCGTGGAGGCCGGCTTCATCGCACTCGGCACGAAACCGGCCGCCCTGTCCGCCTCCTACCTGGTCGGCTGCGACGGTGAGCGGAGCACCGTGCGGCAGCTGGCCGGGTTCGAGGTGGACGGCGAGGACGGCGCGCTGGAGATGCTCAGGGCCGACCTGGCCGGCATCGACGTACCGAACCGGCGCTTCGAGCGGCACCCGAACGGGCTGGCCACCGCCTTCCGCTGGCCCGACGGCACCACCCGGGTCATGGTCCACCTCCACGGCGGCCGCTCCGGGCCGCGGACCGGCGCTCCGGATCTGGCGGAGGTGGCCGAGGCATGGGCCCAGGTGACCGGCGAGGACATCAGCGCGGGCACCCCGGTCTGGCTCAACGCCTTCGACAACACCAGTCTCCAGGTCACCCGGTACGTCAAGGGCCGGATCCTGCTGGCCGGGGACGCGGCCCACGTACAGATGCCGGTCGGCGGCCAGGCCCTCAACCTCGGCCTGCAGGACGCGGCCGACCTCGGCCGCAAGCTCGCCGGACAGGTCACCGAGGCCGACAGGGCCGAAGAGGCCCTCGGCGCGGACGGAGCCGGGGGGACAGCCGGGGCCGGCGGCGCCGCACTGCTCGACAGCTACCACGACACCCGCCACCGGATCGGCGCCGCCACGCTGACCAACATCCAGGCCCAGGCCCGGCTGCTGCTCGGCGGACCGGAGGTGGACGGACTGCGGTCGGTCTTCGGCGAACTGCTGGAGATCGGCTCCGCCCGGCGCCATCTGGCCCGCGCGATCAGCGGACTCGGGCCGGTGCGGCCCGGCCCCCCGCACAACGGCACCTGA
- a CDS encoding SDR family NAD(P)-dependent oxidoreductase, whose product MSRLIGKTALVTGSSRGIGRAIAVRLGREGALVAVHYAANEAAAQETVELIEKDGGHGFAVRAELGVPGDVHELFLGLEKELKERTGGTTLDIVVNNAGETTSSGIAPEDVTPEQLDRLFAVNAKAPYLIVQRALTQIPEGGRIINISSGLTRVSNPDQVAYAMTKGAIEQLTLHLARHLAPRGITINSVAPGITDNGSAVFGIPEAVEQMAQLSAFKRVGSAGDVADVVTFLATDEARWITGAFIDATGGTLLG is encoded by the coding sequence ATGAGCAGGCTCATCGGCAAGACGGCGCTCGTCACCGGTTCCAGCCGCGGCATCGGCCGCGCCATCGCCGTACGGCTGGGCAGGGAGGGCGCGCTCGTCGCCGTGCACTACGCCGCCAACGAGGCGGCGGCCCAGGAGACCGTCGAGCTGATCGAGAAGGACGGCGGTCACGGATTCGCGGTCCGCGCCGAACTGGGGGTGCCGGGCGACGTGCACGAACTCTTCCTCGGCCTGGAGAAGGAACTCAAGGAGCGCACCGGCGGGACGACCCTCGACATCGTGGTGAACAACGCGGGGGAGACCACATCGAGCGGTATCGCCCCCGAGGACGTCACCCCGGAACAGCTCGACCGCCTCTTCGCGGTGAACGCCAAGGCGCCGTACCTCATCGTGCAGCGCGCACTGACGCAGATACCCGAGGGCGGGCGCATCATCAACATCTCGTCCGGTCTGACCCGGGTCTCCAACCCCGACCAGGTCGCGTACGCGATGACCAAGGGCGCCATCGAGCAGCTGACCTTGCACCTGGCCCGGCATCTGGCGCCGCGCGGCATCACCATCAACAGCGTCGCGCCCGGGATCACCGACAACGGCAGCGCGGTCTTCGGCATACCGGAGGCGGTGGAGCAGATGGCGCAGCTCTCGGCCTTCAAGCGGGTGGGCAGCGCCGGCGACGTCGCGGACGTGGTCACCTTCCTGGCCACCGACGAGGCCCGGTGGATCACCGGTGCCTTCATCGACGCCACCGGCGGCACCCTGCTCGGCTGA
- a CDS encoding acyl-CoA carboxylase subunit beta, which translates to MPTEISGSISERTEELGALKELVQQGPDPQATERQHARGKLTARERIGLLLDKGSFTEVEALRRHRASGFGLEAKKPHTDGVVTGWGTVEGRTVFVYAHDFRIFGGALGEAHAEKIHKVMDLAIAAGAPLVSLNDGAGARIQEGVQALAGYGGIFRRNTSASGVIPQISVMLGPCAGGAAYSPALTDLVFMVRETSQMFITGPDVVQAVTGEQITQNGLGGADVHAGTSGVAHFVYDDEETCLAEVRYLLSLLPSNNRELPPRTITADPPDRESGALLDLVPADGNRSYDVRAVIEEIVDDGEFLEVHAAFAPNLVCALARLEGRVVGLVANQPAALAGVLDIDSSEKGARFVQFCDSFNIPLVTLVDVPGFLPGVDQEHDGIIRRGAKLLYAYCNATVPRVSLILRKAYGGAYIVMDSRSIGADLAFAWPTNEIAVMGAEGAANVVFRREIAAAEDPAAMRAQKIAEYRSELVHPYYAAERGLVDDVIDPRRTRQVLCRALAMLTAKGADLPHRKHGNPPQ; encoded by the coding sequence ATGCCGACAGAGATCTCCGGCAGCATCTCGGAACGAACGGAAGAACTCGGCGCGCTGAAGGAACTGGTCCAGCAGGGGCCGGACCCGCAGGCGACAGAACGGCAGCACGCACGCGGCAAGCTCACCGCCCGCGAGCGGATCGGACTCCTGCTGGACAAGGGGAGTTTCACCGAGGTCGAGGCGCTGCGGCGGCACCGGGCGAGCGGCTTCGGACTGGAGGCGAAGAAGCCGCACACCGACGGTGTCGTGACGGGCTGGGGCACGGTGGAGGGCCGCACCGTGTTCGTGTACGCCCATGACTTCCGGATCTTCGGGGGCGCGCTCGGAGAGGCGCACGCCGAGAAGATCCACAAGGTGATGGACCTGGCCATCGCCGCCGGTGCGCCGCTGGTCTCGCTCAACGACGGCGCCGGCGCCCGGATCCAGGAGGGCGTCCAGGCGCTCGCCGGCTACGGCGGGATCTTCCGGCGCAACACCAGCGCCTCCGGGGTCATCCCGCAGATCAGCGTGATGCTCGGCCCGTGCGCGGGCGGGGCCGCCTACAGCCCCGCCCTGACCGACCTGGTGTTCATGGTGCGGGAGACCTCGCAGATGTTCATCACCGGGCCTGACGTGGTCCAGGCGGTGACCGGCGAGCAGATCACCCAGAACGGTCTCGGCGGCGCGGATGTGCACGCCGGCACCTCAGGGGTCGCGCACTTCGTCTACGACGACGAGGAGACCTGCCTGGCCGAAGTCCGCTACCTGCTCTCCCTGCTGCCGTCCAACAACCGCGAACTGCCGCCCAGGACGATCACCGCGGACCCGCCCGACCGCGAGTCAGGGGCGCTGCTCGACCTGGTGCCCGCGGACGGCAACAGGTCCTACGACGTGCGGGCGGTGATCGAGGAGATCGTCGACGACGGCGAGTTCCTTGAGGTGCACGCCGCCTTCGCCCCCAACCTGGTCTGCGCGCTGGCCCGGCTGGAGGGCCGGGTGGTCGGCCTGGTCGCCAATCAGCCCGCCGCGCTGGCCGGTGTCCTGGACATCGACTCCAGCGAGAAGGGCGCCAGGTTCGTCCAGTTCTGCGACTCGTTCAACATCCCGCTGGTCACCCTGGTCGACGTGCCCGGCTTCCTGCCCGGCGTGGACCAGGAGCACGACGGCATCATCCGGCGCGGCGCCAAACTGCTCTACGCCTACTGCAACGCCACCGTCCCCCGGGTCTCGCTGATCCTGCGCAAGGCCTACGGCGGCGCCTACATCGTGATGGACTCCCGCTCCATCGGCGCCGACCTGGCCTTCGCCTGGCCCACCAACGAGATCGCGGTGATGGGCGCCGAGGGCGCCGCCAACGTGGTCTTCCGGCGGGAGATCGCCGCCGCCGAGGACCCGGCCGCGATGCGCGCCCAGAAGATCGCCGAGTACCGCAGCGAACTCGTCCATCCGTACTACGCGGCCGAGCGCGGCCTCGTCGACGACGTCATCGACCCGCGCCGCACCCGGCAGGTGCTCTGCCGCGCCCTGGCCATGCTCACCGCCAAGGGCGCCGATCTGCCGCACCGCAAGCACGGCAACCCACCCCAGTGA
- a CDS encoding LLM class flavin-dependent oxidoreductase encodes MDVGLLFDLRNPEQWQRPWADHYARTLELCEEADQRGAGGLWFTEHHLFEDGYLPQPLTFAAAVAARTRRARIGTSVVLPALHNPADLAEQAALVDLISGGRLELGLGAGYRLPEYQLFGADFTRRFAGTERNIREILRLWQERAVTPLPIQDPPPVWGGFYGPRGAKIAGRLGIGLLHISRPIFEHYQQGLVEGGHDPQSARVSDLLPIILAEDPEEAWHRVAPHLAHQVNSYRQGSVEGTDRSTPLLTAEDLRDPNAQDTRGLLDILTPEDAAVRIEELTKDLPVKHLIFWASIAGMPDDIVTENIRLVTEELPPLLG; translated from the coding sequence ATGGACGTCGGACTCCTCTTCGACCTGCGCAACCCCGAGCAGTGGCAGCGGCCGTGGGCCGACCACTACGCACGGACCCTGGAATTGTGCGAGGAGGCCGACCAGCGGGGAGCCGGCGGCCTGTGGTTCACCGAGCACCACCTCTTCGAGGACGGCTACCTGCCGCAGCCGCTGACCTTCGCGGCGGCCGTCGCCGCGCGCACCCGGCGGGCACGGATCGGGACCTCGGTGGTGCTCCCCGCCCTGCACAACCCCGCCGACCTCGCGGAACAGGCCGCACTCGTCGACCTCATCAGCGGCGGCCGGCTGGAACTGGGCCTCGGCGCCGGCTACCGGCTGCCCGAGTACCAGCTGTTCGGCGCGGACTTCACCCGCCGGTTCGCGGGCACCGAGCGGAACATCCGGGAGATCCTGCGCCTGTGGCAGGAGCGGGCCGTCACTCCGCTGCCGATCCAGGACCCGCCGCCGGTCTGGGGAGGTTTCTACGGCCCGCGCGGCGCGAAGATCGCCGGGCGGCTCGGCATCGGCCTGCTGCACATCTCGCGTCCCATCTTCGAGCACTACCAGCAGGGCCTCGTCGAAGGCGGCCACGACCCGCAGTCGGCCAGGGTCAGCGACCTGCTGCCCATCATCCTCGCCGAGGACCCCGAAGAGGCCTGGCACCGCGTGGCACCGCACCTCGCACACCAGGTGAACTCCTACCGGCAGGGATCGGTGGAAGGCACCGACCGGAGCACACCGCTGCTCACCGCCGAAGACCTCCGCGACCCCAACGCCCAGGACACCCGCGGCCTGCTGGACATCCTCACCCCCGAGGACGCGGCCGTCCGGATCGAGGAACTGACCAAGGACCTGCCCGTCAAACACCTCATCTTCTGGGCGAGCATCGCCGGCATGCCGGACGACATCGTCACCGAGAACATCCGGCTCGTCACCGAGGAACTGCCGCCGCTGCTCGGCTGA
- a CDS encoding MFS transporter produces the protein MTASSWSNSSTAPSAAPSAARSAGDAPGAAEPARWDARLWAVLFILSANMILDAIEVSLVLVALPTIGTALGLDLWTVQWLMSGFALGFAALLVLGPRLNARLGRKRVYLVAMLLFAAASVAGGLTDSAGVLIATRVVKGLSAALTAPTGLAIIGTTFRNGPQQRRAVSVYSLFGAAGFTVGLLLSGALLAESWRWTFLFPAPVALVLLFSGMRLIPPDQGRAPAPRIEPALLRNGPLLRSAVGAATLNGTYQSLLLLLVFHTQRQLGWSPWQSALALLPACVPLAVTVPFAGAMTARWGTGRLIALGAATPVLGYALFLARPTGSYLTAMLPTLLLVGAGFVLSFAALNMQATGALPAADRAAAVPLYQTAVQLGAVLMLPATAWFLGSHHGYRPALSFITAVGAIGLLAALSGLRISHRQVAP, from the coding sequence ATGACAGCCTCCTCCTGGTCCAACTCCTCCACCGCGCCGTCCGCCGCCCCGTCCGCCGCCCGGTCGGCCGGCGATGCCCCCGGGGCTGCGGAACCGGCGCGCTGGGACGCACGGCTCTGGGCCGTCCTGTTCATCCTCTCCGCCAACATGATCCTCGACGCGATCGAGGTCTCCCTGGTACTCGTCGCCCTGCCGACCATCGGCACGGCACTCGGACTGGATCTGTGGACCGTGCAGTGGCTGATGAGCGGCTTCGCGCTCGGCTTCGCCGCCCTGCTCGTCCTCGGGCCGCGGCTCAACGCCAGGCTGGGCCGCAAACGCGTCTACCTCGTCGCGATGCTGCTCTTCGCCGCCGCCTCCGTGGCCGGCGGGCTCACCGACAGCGCAGGCGTGCTCATCGCCACCCGGGTGGTCAAGGGCCTCAGCGCGGCGCTCACCGCGCCCACCGGACTCGCCATCATCGGCACCACCTTCCGCAACGGGCCGCAGCAGCGCCGGGCGGTCTCCGTCTACTCCCTGTTCGGCGCGGCCGGCTTCACCGTGGGACTGCTGCTGTCCGGCGCACTGCTGGCGGAGAGCTGGCGGTGGACGTTCCTCTTCCCGGCGCCGGTGGCACTGGTCCTGCTCTTCTCCGGTATGCGGCTCATCCCGCCCGACCAGGGCCGCGCCCCGGCCCCGCGGATCGAGCCCGCGCTCCTGCGCAACGGGCCGCTGCTGCGCTCCGCCGTCGGCGCGGCCACACTCAACGGCACCTACCAGAGCCTGTTGCTGCTGCTGGTCTTCCACACGCAGCGCCAACTGGGCTGGTCGCCCTGGCAGTCGGCGCTCGCCCTGCTGCCGGCCTGCGTGCCGCTCGCGGTGACCGTGCCCTTCGCCGGAGCGATGACCGCACGCTGGGGCACCGGCCGGCTGATCGCCCTCGGCGCGGCCACACCGGTCCTCGGCTACGCCCTCTTCCTGGCGCGGCCGACCGGTTCGTACCTCACCGCGATGCTGCCGACGCTGCTCCTGGTCGGCGCGGGCTTCGTGCTCTCCTTCGCCGCCCTCAACATGCAAGCCACCGGGGCCCTGCCCGCCGCCGACCGGGCGGCGGCGGTTCCCCTCTACCAGACGGCCGTCCAGCTCGGCGCCGTGCTGATGCTCCCGGCCACCGCCTGGTTCCTCGGTTCCCACCACGGCTACCGCCCCGCACTGTCGTTCATCACAGCGGTCGGCGCGATCGGCCTGCTGGCCGCCCTGAGCGGACTCCGCATCTCTCACAGACAGGTCGCACCATGA
- a CDS encoding NADPH-dependent FMN reductase codes for MTDDQLSLAIITASVREGRLGPAVADWFLAQVKERPEFAVREVDLIDHPLPLVLPGPGRELPLEAARVRESLRSVLVAADAFVVVTPEYNHSFPAALKNTVDWFYQEWTAKPVGFVSYGGLSGGIRAVEQLRQVFAEVHTLTVRENVALPNAGNRFDAQGRLTDAEPSVLSAGLLLDQLDWWGRALRTARGERPYPR; via the coding sequence ATGACGGATGACCAGCTCTCACTCGCCATCATCACCGCCAGCGTCAGGGAGGGCCGGCTCGGTCCCGCCGTCGCCGACTGGTTCCTGGCCCAGGTCAAGGAGCGCCCCGAGTTCGCCGTGCGGGAGGTCGACCTGATCGACCACCCGCTGCCGCTCGTCCTGCCGGGACCGGGCAGGGAACTGCCCCTCGAAGCGGCCCGGGTACGGGAATCGCTGCGTTCGGTCCTCGTGGCCGCGGACGCCTTCGTCGTGGTCACGCCCGAGTACAACCACAGCTTCCCGGCGGCCCTGAAGAACACCGTCGACTGGTTCTACCAGGAGTGGACGGCCAAGCCGGTCGGGTTCGTCTCCTACGGCGGCCTCAGCGGCGGCATACGTGCCGTGGAGCAGCTGCGGCAGGTCTTCGCCGAGGTGCACACGCTGACCGTCCGGGAGAACGTCGCCCTGCCCAACGCCGGCAACCGGTTCGACGCGCAGGGCCGGCTGACGGACGCGGAGCCGAGCGTGCTGTCGGCCGGCCTGCTCCTCGACCAGCTCGACTGGTGGGGCCGTGCCCTGCGCACGGCCCGCGGCGAGCGCCCGTACCCGCGCTGA
- a CDS encoding acyl-CoA dehydrogenase family protein, with the protein MPTTVPTRDDLIETAGKLVPLLRSRALWIDENRRLPSDVIEAIEASGLLKMQVPAQYGGYESDARTFIDVLAEIAKGNSSVAFCMSIYASLTWMVGLWPDEALDEVFAQPNVRVTGTTAASGKATRVEGGYLLNGSWGFNSGVLHSHWKITAAMPEGPAGETLPIFSLVPISDLEIVDDWNTIGLQGSGSVTTVAKDVFVPDRRVITGAEFYQNVSKSQINAPKASYRVPMLVTATAMQTGQLVGAGKYALASFLERLPGRPLTYTNYPSQREAPITHLQVGEAALLIEDAEGRAHRFADLLAEKIRRDEPWSQEDRVFSRVQIGWIAQQIKQAVEILAAASGGSSIFRDVPITRIQRDVHATSLHSLITPGTNIELYGRSLSGLEPNTVYL; encoded by the coding sequence ATGCCCACCACCGTACCGACCCGGGACGATCTCATCGAGACCGCCGGGAAACTGGTGCCCCTGCTGCGCTCCCGGGCGCTGTGGATCGACGAGAACCGCCGGCTCCCCTCCGACGTCATCGAGGCGATCGAGGCATCCGGGCTGCTCAAGATGCAGGTGCCCGCCCAGTACGGCGGGTACGAGTCGGACGCGCGCACGTTCATCGACGTGCTGGCCGAGATCGCCAAGGGCAACAGCTCGGTCGCCTTCTGCATGTCCATCTACGCATCGCTGACCTGGATGGTCGGCCTGTGGCCGGACGAGGCCCTCGACGAGGTCTTCGCGCAGCCCAACGTCCGGGTGACCGGCACGACCGCCGCGTCGGGCAAGGCGACCCGTGTCGAGGGCGGTTACCTGCTCAACGGGAGCTGGGGGTTCAACAGCGGCGTGCTGCACAGCCACTGGAAGATCACCGCCGCGATGCCCGAGGGGCCCGCCGGGGAGACCCTGCCGATCTTCAGCCTGGTTCCGATCTCCGATCTGGAGATCGTCGACGACTGGAACACCATCGGTCTGCAGGGCTCGGGCAGTGTGACCACCGTGGCCAAGGACGTCTTCGTGCCGGACCGGCGGGTGATCACCGGCGCGGAGTTCTACCAGAACGTCTCGAAGTCCCAGATCAACGCGCCCAAGGCCAGCTACCGGGTGCCGATGCTGGTCACCGCCACGGCGATGCAGACCGGCCAGCTCGTCGGCGCCGGCAAGTACGCCCTGGCCAGCTTCCTCGAACGGCTTCCCGGCCGGCCGCTGACGTACACGAACTACCCCAGTCAGCGGGAGGCACCCATCACCCATCTGCAGGTCGGCGAGGCCGCGCTGCTGATCGAGGACGCCGAGGGGCGGGCCCACCGGTTCGCCGACCTACTGGCCGAGAAGATCCGGCGGGACGAGCCGTGGTCCCAGGAGGACCGGGTCTTCTCCCGGGTGCAGATCGGCTGGATCGCCCAGCAGATCAAGCAGGCCGTCGAGATCCTGGCCGCGGCCAGCGGCGGCTCCTCGATCTTCCGGGACGTGCCGATCACCCGTATCCAGCGGGATGTCCACGCGACGTCGCTGCACTCGCTGATCACGCCGGGCACCAACATCGAGCTCTACGGCAGGTCGCTGTCCGGCCTGGAACCCAACACGGTCTACCTGTGA
- a CDS encoding response regulator transcription factor, with protein sequence MRILVVEAQKHEAITLARNLERYGHDVTTVNSGTAALENHQQADFVLLDLDLPDIDGLVVCRTLRETGGRPLIAFTGGGTELDRVLGLRAGADDCLDKPYEIRELAARMEAVMRRLEPRRPAPAPKTTVSIGALRIDAASREVQLHEKPVELTRKEFDLLYYLARHPEMVVTRQRLMAEIWEIPVVQALGAQASRTVDTHVSSLRNKLGRSSWIVTVRGVGFRVGFG encoded by the coding sequence GTGCGCATACTCGTGGTGGAGGCTCAGAAGCACGAAGCGATAACGCTGGCCCGCAATCTGGAGCGGTACGGCCACGACGTCACAACCGTCAATTCCGGGACGGCCGCGCTGGAGAATCACCAGCAGGCGGACTTCGTCCTGCTCGACCTGGACCTGCCGGACATCGACGGCCTGGTGGTCTGCCGCACTCTCCGGGAAACGGGCGGCCGGCCGCTGATCGCGTTCACCGGCGGCGGCACCGAACTGGACCGGGTCCTCGGGCTGCGTGCGGGCGCCGACGACTGCCTCGACAAACCCTATGAGATACGCGAGTTGGCAGCCCGGATGGAGGCCGTGATGCGCCGGCTGGAGCCGCGCCGGCCGGCGCCCGCCCCGAAGACGACGGTCTCGATCGGGGCCCTGCGGATCGACGCGGCCTCCCGCGAGGTGCAGCTGCACGAGAAGCCGGTGGAGCTGACCCGCAAGGAGTTCGACCTTCTGTACTACCTGGCCCGGCACCCCGAGATGGTCGTCACCCGGCAGCGGCTGATGGCCGAGATCTGGGAGATCCCGGTGGTGCAGGCCCTGGGCGCGCAGGCGAGCCGCACCGTCGACACCCATGTCAGCTCCCTGCGCAACAAGCTGGGGCGCAGCAGCTGGATCGTCACCGTCCGCGGGGTCGGCTTCCGGGTGGGCTTCGGCTGA
- a CDS encoding TetR/AcrR family transcriptional regulator produces MGGTAASASGNRAASRGRIDKRQAILDAAFTVFANRGYARACMEEIAEVAGVAKHTVYNHLGDKESLFHAAMEATGNAVMAENLAVAERLTVDGGEGTDPLRSGLQDVGYRLLLQCCDPRSWALRRLLYAEITRFPGLLEAVWGRGADRLRQALADRMARLSLAGMLRACDPVEAAEQFLALLTGPMEARSQLGTRPVPETELHTVADAAVGTFLRAFRADHLSTTAAAAAG; encoded by the coding sequence GTGGGCGGAACTGCGGCATCGGCATCTGGCAACCGGGCGGCCTCACGAGGGCGCATCGACAAGCGACAGGCGATCCTGGACGCGGCGTTCACCGTGTTCGCGAACCGGGGCTACGCGCGGGCGTGCATGGAGGAGATCGCCGAGGTGGCGGGGGTCGCCAAGCACACCGTCTACAACCATCTCGGCGACAAGGAGAGCCTCTTCCACGCCGCGATGGAGGCCACCGGGAACGCGGTGATGGCCGAGAACCTGGCCGTGGCGGAGCGCCTGACGGTCGACGGCGGCGAGGGCACCGATCCGCTCAGGTCCGGCCTGCAGGACGTGGGGTACCGCCTGCTGCTGCAGTGTTGCGACCCCCGCTCCTGGGCGCTGCGCCGGCTGCTCTACGCGGAGATCACCCGCTTCCCCGGACTGCTGGAGGCGGTCTGGGGGCGTGGCGCCGACCGGCTCAGGCAGGCTCTCGCCGACCGGATGGCACGGCTCTCGCTCGCCGGCATGCTGCGCGCGTGCGATCCCGTCGAGGCCGCGGAGCAGTTCCTCGCCCTGCTCACCGGCCCCATGGAGGCGCGGTCGCAACTCGGCACCCGTCCGGTCCCGGAGACCGAACTGCACACGGTGGCGGACGCCGCGGTGGGTACTTTCCTGCGGGCATTCCGGGCCGACCACCTGAGCACCACCGCGGCTGCGGCTGCGGGCTGA
- a CDS encoding DHA2 family efflux MFS transporter permease subunit yields MAHPSDEGLDPALRRLIGVILLGGIMGILDGSMIAVAADTLVKDFHTSLSAVSWVSTSYLLALTVSIPVTTWAVDRFGGRRLWLLGLVVFLAGSISAGLAWNIGSLIAFRVLQGLGAGLLDPLMLTLLARSAGPGRIGRVMGLMGVVGSSGPVFGPVIGGFILQGVAWRWMFLVNVPIGLLALLLALRVVPDDKPSGEHPAGRLDVVGLALIGPGVATAVLTLSQYAERAEFVTWQVLVPLAAAVVLLGGYAVHALRERRTAPLIDLRLFTSRSFSASVTVGSLVGLATFASLFALPLYYQQVRGHDTFESALLLAPLGVGSALAMPLTGRLSDRLGPRNLVLGGAVIAGLSALAFTQLAADTSQIWSAVLAFTIGVGLGSIGAPTIGSLYRTLPPHLVPQGSTVLYMLNQLGAAIGIALVALLVQSAGSGDALGGFQAAYWGVTGALVLVLFTATLLPGRPAPQETTAEPPQERAESGSQKTPAPVAAQGDAT; encoded by the coding sequence ATGGCGCATCCATCGGACGAAGGTCTGGATCCCGCGCTGCGGCGGCTGATCGGCGTGATCCTGTTAGGCGGGATCATGGGGATCCTCGACGGCTCGATGATCGCCGTCGCCGCGGACACCCTCGTCAAGGACTTCCACACCTCGCTCAGCGCGGTGAGCTGGGTGTCCACCAGCTATCTGCTCGCCCTGACCGTGAGCATCCCGGTCACCACCTGGGCCGTGGACAGGTTCGGCGGGCGCCGCCTGTGGCTGCTCGGCCTCGTGGTGTTCCTGGCCGGTTCCATCAGCGCCGGACTGGCGTGGAACATCGGCAGCCTGATCGCCTTCCGCGTACTGCAGGGTCTCGGCGCGGGGCTGCTCGACCCGCTGATGCTCACCCTGCTGGCCCGTTCGGCCGGCCCCGGCCGGATCGGCCGGGTCATGGGCCTGATGGGCGTGGTCGGCTCCAGCGGCCCGGTCTTCGGCCCGGTGATCGGCGGATTCATCCTGCAGGGCGTCGCCTGGCGCTGGATGTTCCTGGTCAACGTCCCGATCGGACTGCTCGCCCTGCTGCTCGCGCTGCGCGTGGTGCCGGACGACAAGCCGTCCGGCGAACACCCGGCCGGCAGACTCGACGTCGTGGGTCTCGCGCTGATCGGACCAGGCGTGGCGACCGCGGTACTGACGTTGTCCCAGTACGCGGAACGGGCCGAGTTCGTCACCTGGCAGGTGCTCGTCCCGCTGGCCGCGGCGGTGGTGCTGCTGGGCGGCTACGCCGTCCACGCGCTCCGCGAGCGCCGCACCGCGCCGCTGATCGACCTGCGGCTGTTCACCTCGCGCAGTTTCTCCGCGAGCGTCACGGTCGGCTCCCTCGTCGGTCTGGCGACCTTCGCGAGCCTCTTCGCCCTCCCGCTGTACTACCAGCAGGTCCGCGGCCACGACACGTTCGAGTCCGCACTGCTGCTCGCCCCGCTCGGCGTCGGCTCCGCACTGGCGATGCCGCTGACCGGCCGGCTCTCCGACCGGCTCGGCCCGCGGAACCTGGTGCTGGGCGGCGCCGTGATCGCCGGGCTGAGCGCCCTGGCCTTCACCCAGCTCGCCGCGGACACCTCCCAGATCTGGTCGGCGGTGCTGGCGTTCACCATCGGCGTCGGCCTCGGCAGCATCGGCGCACCCACCATCGGCTCGCTCTACCGGACACTTCCCCCGCACCTCGTACCGCAGGGCAGTACGGTGCTCTACATGCTCAACCAGCTCGGTGCCGCGATCGGCATCGCCCTGGTCGCGCTCCTGGTGCAGAGCGCCGGAAGCGGGGACGCCCTCGGCGGCTTCCAGGCCGCGTACTGGGGAGTGACCGGCGCTCTTGTCCTGGTCCTGTTCACCGCGACCCTGCTGCCGGGGCGGCCGGCGCCGCAGGAGACCACCGCAGAACCGCCGCAGGAGCGGGCCGAGTCCGGCTCGCAGAAGACTCCCGCACCCGTCGCTGCCCAGGGGGACGCCACGTGA